ACcattcaaatttcaacttcTCAAGTCTCCTGAATGATTTGCATTTACTAACCGTTGGCCTCATACTTGATGATTGAGTTGAGTTGTTGCACTGTAGTGGAAAACGTTATTGTGTTCTGTCCCTTGGCAGCTTCACTCCAACGCCGACAGGAGTTGGGATTTGAGCTTGGTTTCAAAGGAAGCCTTGTATCTAAGAAAGCAGGAAGCGATTGCTAGACGGGAGCGGATGAAGCAGTATTCGTTCTCATATCGGGTAAATTTTGATTCTGCTCTTACTGCTGATATGTTTAAATGAACGATGAATGAAATTGATGGTGTCATTATTTTCTCTTCCAGGAGAGACGAAACGAGCAATTCCTACAAGAATCAATGACCCTGAAAGAAAGCAGAAGGAGCAGCCGGTTTGACCGATACACAGAACTAGAGGCAGAAAAACATGAAGAAACAGAGAGGTTGAAGTCTTTACCTCATTCAAATACTATATCAGTTGACACAAGCAGGCTGGGACAACTGAGGCTGAGAGGTGCACGTAAACAGGAAACAATAGAGGATTTAAGCTCGCCATTTTCACTACCGAGGAGATCGTTTTGTCACGTGAAACAGAAATCAATAGGAGACGACGGATCCCTACCCGACTCACCGGTTTTCCCAGCATACATGGCTGCCACAGAATCTGCTAAGGCCAAGTCGAGGTCGATGAGCACGCCAAGGCAACGGCTGAGGATATGTGAAACGTTGTCGGGTCATCATTCTCCTTGCAAACTCAGCCTTTCTTCATGCAGATCATTCAATATGAGATAAACCAAAAAACGTACTACTTACAGTTCCGAACTAAGGATGATGTACTTTCTTTCTTGTAAATATCTGCATGTGACTGAAATTTTCAATCTGGTTTGTGCCTGTTAAGATTTAGACTGTGTCTGTGCCTTATGGGATTGCCTCAGTTGtttgcttctttcttttgtcATAAGTTGAAGGACTCCCTTCTTTGCTTTTCTCCTTTCttctgtatttttaattattaattgtttggAGTTAGGAGTAAACCAACAATTTTTGAAGAAGGTGTAAAtgtgatttcattttttgagaaaaaatatagttcatatttttagaggggtgtttaattataattatccctatattttaactataatatataGCATTATTCTATCAATAATTGctttttcaatcattaaaGCTGTAACTTACATTATCActaggtaaattatattgacattcAGTTGATTTTATGTCCAAATATGCAAatactttttactttttataaaattataaatgtaatttgaagTATGTTACTGTAAGCTTTTGTATTTGAATAAGAgatgtagttgtaattatacctACAAACTCAAGAAGTGTATTTCtaattttgcaaattgcaGGGTTTGTTTGTGTATATAAACCTAACTTAGGACGCTTTTCTGGACTATAATTCGGTCAATGAAACTGTCCAATTCTCAAAGTTGACTATTCCTAATTTGCTCAGAGTTACTAGaatgtcaatgtaatttattcttattattactgtataaattgttattattaatattattattattattatctatgtaaattatttttcttcttctttgattggatttcctttgttttcttgatttttttttatataaaagaaaataaagattttaagatatattagattagatgttataaatatttccgGTCATTAGTAGGGAGTTGTACTTGTAGACTCCAACGGTAGGGTCCCATGTCTTCGGTCCAATTGCTTCCAGCCACAGCCACGCCGTCCATATCCACGGCCAAGGCCACGCCATTCAAGAATCTACAGTCTTGCTCAACCATGGCCGAGCTCAAACAACACCACGCCCACATCATCAAGCTGGGTCTCTCCTCCGACAATGACGCCATGGGCCGTGTTATTAGGTTCTGTGCGCTGTCAGAATCCGGGGACTTGAACTATGCCCTCAAGGTGTTCGCTTCATTGCCCCACCCAGatgcttttatatataatactatgTTCAGAGGCTATCTGGAAGCACGGTTGTATAGAGACTGCATTGTCTTGTATGCTCACATGCTTGAAAAATTCGTCACCCCGAATAAGTTTTCTTTCCCTCCTGTAATACGAGCTTGTTGCGTCGACAATGCTGTTAAAGAAGCGAAGCAGGTGCATGCTCACGTGATAAAACTTGGGTTCTCCGAGGATTCGTTTTGTCAGAACAATTTGATCCATATGTATgtgaattttaaatctttggAGGAAGCAAAGAGAGTGTTTGATAGTTTGGATAAGAAGGATGATGTTTCTTGGACTACATTGATCAGTGGTTATTCACGTTGGGGATGTGTTGATGAAGCGTTTGTCGTCTTTGAGTCATTGCCCATTAAAAATTCGGCTGCATGGAATGCTGTGATTGCGGCTCATGTGCAGAATAATAGGTTCCGCGAAGcgtttaatttgtttgaaaggatgagaaaagaaaatgtagcAATGGATAACTTTGTGGCTGCAAGTATGTTGTCAGCTTGTACAGGGCTTGGTGCATTGGAGCAAGGTGAGTggatatatgattatattaggAGTAGTGCAATCGAA
This Sesamum indicum cultivar Zhongzhi No. 13 linkage group LG5, S_indicum_v1.0, whole genome shotgun sequence DNA region includes the following protein-coding sequences:
- the LOC105162580 gene encoding protein IQ-DOMAIN 14-like → MNQHLAAVRIQTAFRGYLARKALSAIKGIVKLQAVARGELVRRSVIKKLASLSLFSKEHHQLVHRRRIRTLLDYFTYGENRQNQKEGLKSEELKLHSNADRSWDLSLVSKEALYLRKQEAIARRERMKQYSFSYRERRNEQFLQESMTLKESRRSSRFDRYTELEAEKHEETERLKSLPHSNTISVDTSRLGQLRLRGARKQETIEDLSSPFSLPRRSFCHVKQKSIGDDGSLPDSPVFPAYMAATESAKAKSRSMSTPRQRLRICETLSGHHSPCKLSLSSCRSFNMR